In the genome of Chrysemys picta bellii isolate R12L10 chromosome 19, ASM1138683v2, whole genome shotgun sequence, one region contains:
- the LOC101934504 gene encoding fibrinogen-like protein 1-like protein — MAAQHLLLLTCLLALSATVLALDIENLNIFNGTSDKILNLSPADPVPVHSAGHSQGKQASDTRPPAGRAWPKDCSEIPSGSPSGIYLIQPTGLHQLVVYCDMNETAGGWTVLQRNRRDTQITWAESWSTYKYGFGNVQDDYWLGTEYIYRIAKQKVYQVRFVIHDSSGTMKYADYNLFGLEDESKGYRLRLGSYTGTAGDAMTSNNPSTVHDNMKFSTKDLDQDTNSGNCASSHGGGWWYSACYSVRLNVKGSITWGGFCSGNCQASAILIKPASYC, encoded by the exons ATGG ctgcccagcacctcctgctcctcacctGCCTGCTGGCCCTGTCAGCCACCGTTCTCGCCCTGGACATAGAAAACCTGAATATCTTCAATGGAACTTCAGATAAAATTCTGAACCTCAGCCCAGCAGATCCTGTGCCTG TGCACAGTGCAGGACACAGCCAGGGGAAGCAAGCCAGTGACACCCGACCACCAGCAGGACGTG cCTGGCCCAAGGACTGCAGTGAGATCCCCTCAGGCAGCCCCAGCGGCATCTACCTCATCCAGCCCACAGGACTGCACCAGCTCGTGGTGTACTGCGACATGAACGAAACAGCCGGGGGCTGGACGGTCCTCCAGCGGAACCGGCGCGACACACAGATCACCTGGgctgagtcctggagcacctacaagtacggctttggcaACGTGCAGGATGACTACTGGCTGGGGACGGAGTACATCTATCGGATCGCCAAGCAGAAGGTCTACCAGGTCAGGTTTGTCATCCACGATTCATCCGGCACCATGAAATACGCAGACTACAACCTCTTCGGTCTGGAAGACGAGTCCAAAGGCTACAGGCTGAGGCTGGGCTCTTACACTGGGACTGCAGGGGACGCCATGACTTCAAACAATCCTAGCACCGTGCATGACAACATGAAGTTCTCCACTAAAGACCTGGATCAGGACACTAACAGTGGGAACTGTGCGTCTAGCCATGGTGGGGGCTGGTGGTACTCGGCTTGTTATTCTGTTCGACTGAACGTCAAAGGAAGCATCACTTGGGGTGGTTTCTGTAGTGGGAACTGCCAAGCCTCTGCCATCCTCATCAAACCAGCATCCTACTGTTag
- the LOC135976605 gene encoding fibrinogen-like protein 1-like protein — MGFQARTSRLQGCLALLAVASMTCFCTTPVQSAEHGGGTSVTSQSGFPRDCSYISRDSPSGVYAIQPAGSPPRVVWCDMDTEGKGWTVVQRNSYNTEITWKESWSTYKYGFGNVQQDYWLGNEYLSLLTRQNAYKVRFVVEDKSNNTHYAEYDIFSVEDESSGYSLRLGRYSGDGKDYFTTDNAGGIHDNMKFTTTDKDQDQSSGNCASSYGGWWYNNCYNVLLNGKGYIYWVGFCGSGQCKSSTILVKPADLC, encoded by the exons ATGG GGTTCCAGGCCAGGACGAGCCGTCTCCAGGGATGCCTTGCCCTCCTGGCTGTGGCCTCAATGACTTGTTTCTGCACAACCCCTGTCCAGAGCGCTGAGCATGGGGGTGGCACGAGTGTCACTTCCCAGAGTG GGTTCCCCAGAGACTGCAGCTACATTTCCAGGGACAGCCCCAGTGGGGTCTATGCcatccagccggcaggctctccccctcgagtggtgtggtgtgacatggacaccgaaggcaaaggctggaccgttgtccagagaaattcttacaacacagagatcacctggaaggagtcctggagcacctacaagtacggctttgggaacgtgcagcaggattactggctgggcaacgagtacctgtccctgctcacgcggcagaatGCCTACAAGGTCCGCTTCgtcgtggaggacaaatccaacaacacccactacgcagagtacgacatcttcagtgtcgaggatgagtCCAGCGGGTACtcgctgaggctgggcaggtactctggggatgGCAAAGACTATTTTACCACCGACAATGcggggggcatacacgacaacatgaaatTCACTacgactgacaaggatcaggaccagtccagtgggaattgcgcaagtagctatggaggttGGTGGTACAACAACTGTTATAAtgtcctgctcaatgggaaaggctacatctactgggtAGGATTTTGTGGTTCCGGACAGTGCAAATCCTCCACCATTCTGGTTAAACCAGCAGACCTGTGTTGa